CTGGCCACCATCGTGGATCTGGGCCGTCGGGGAGTTCTGGAGATCGAGGAGACCCAGCAACCCGGCTTCCTCGGTATCGGCGAGCGGCGCGACTTCGTCTATCGCCGGCTTGGTGGTGGAGCAGACCTGAGCCAGTACGAATCCACCCTTGTCTCTCAGCTGTTTGGGCAGAAGACCGAAGTCAGGCTATCCGAGCTGAAGAACCGGTTTTACCAGGCGATCCCTCGCATCGCCCGGGACATGTACGAGGAGCTGACGCAGCAGGGCTTCTTCCACGGCAACCCCGAGAAAGTCCGGGCCCGGTGGCAAGGCTTCGGCATAGCGGGCATCGTGCTGAGCTTCGTAGCCTTCCTCTGCCTCTCCGTGTTTATCTCCCAGTACGCGGGTACCTTCTTCTGCCTCCCTCTGGCTTCGGGAATTGGCTTTCTGCTGCTCACCATCGTCGGGTCGGCCATGCCTCGGAAATCGGAGGCGGGGGCTGAGGAAGCCGCTCGGTGGCAGGCGTTCAAGCGGTACCTGGAGGACATCGAGCGCTACGACGACCTGGGAGAGAAGAAGTCCATCTTCGAGCGCTTCCTCCCCTATGCCATCGCCTTCGGCATGGAGAAGGAGTACATCAGGAAGTTCAGTCGGGTGGAGGCGCCGGCGCCCACCTGGTACCACCCTTATCCTCCCGTCATCTACGGGGGTGGACGGCCCTATCCCAGGGAGACTGCGGCTGGTCCCACTCCGGTCTCGCAGACGGGCGGTGCAATGCCCTCTCTGCAGGGGATGAGCAACAGCATGTCGGCTTCGCTGCAGAGCATGAGCGACGGGCTGCAGAGCATGCTGAACTCGGCCTCCAGCACCCTCACCAGCCAGCCCCGCAGCAGCGGGTCCGGGGGCGGGGGCTGGAGTGGTGGAGGCGGCGGATTTGGTGGCGGTGGCGGAGGCGGGGGCGGATCGGGCGCCCGATAGGGAGGTAGGCACATTATGCGTAATAGCGGCAGGGTCCTTGGCCTCATTCTGGTGGGCGCCGGTGTGGCGCTGCTTCTGGTGGTGGCGCTCTGGGTGGGCGCCGGTGTCGCCAGTGGGCGGTACGAGGACCTGGCTGCCCCCGTGCTCGGCATCGGCATGGCGTTGCTCTTCGGGACGTTGCCCCTGGTCGCCATCGGAGCCTTCCTGCTCATCAAGGGTCGGCAGGAGGAGCGAGCCATGGCCGAGGTGCAGAAGGAGAGGCAGCTCCTCAACATGGTCCAGACCCGGGGCCAGGTAGACATCCCGTCGGCGGTGCTGGAACTGAAGGTGACGCGGGACACGCTCAGAGACTACATCTATGACCTGGTGGGCAAAGGGCTCTTCACCGGCTACGTCAACTGGGAGCGCGGCGTGCTCTACAGCCGGCAGGCCGCCGACATGCCGTCCGACCGTTGCCCCAATTGCGGCGGTGAGCTACAACTGGCAGGCAAGGGCGTTGTCCAGTGCCCGTACTGCGGGTCGGAGATCTTTCTTAGAGGCTGAGCCATCTCTGGAGGCGCGAAATGGACTACCGGGAAAGGATCGAGGGCGACCTGGGCGGCTTCGAGCGCCTGGTAAGGCAGATCCCGGGGTACCGGGGGTATAAGGAGCGCGAACTGGCGCGCGAGGCGGATCGCCTGCTGAGAGAGCGGCTCAGCAAGGAGCTCTACGAGCAGAGGGACCGGGTGCTCGAAATCGAGCGATCGCTCACTCGGGGCGGGGGCCTGAGCCTTCTCGGCGACCTGGACCTGGCCGTGCGCCGACTTGAGACGTTGTCGGACACCATTCGCACTGCCTCCTACGGGTACGCCGGGCTGTTCGACGCCATCAAGGTCGGCGAGCAAGAGCTGAATGCCCTGTACCAGCACGATGCCGGGCTTCTGGACGAGCTTCCGGCTCTCCGGGAAGCGGTGGACGCGGTGGAGTCGGCGGTAGGAGACTCCGAGTCCGTGCGCAAGGCTTCGGCGGCTCTGCTCCAGGTGGTGTCTGACATACGGCGACGGTGGGACGAGCGCCGGGAGGCGCTGGTGTCCCTGGGTTAGGAGAAGGTGGGCCGGAGACGAGGCGCCGGCCGTCACTGGGAGCGCCGGCTGCGACATGTAGCATAGGGAGGCTAGGATGGCCAGGGTGTTTGACGTAGTTGAGTTCATAGACGAGACCGGCAACGAGATGGTGCACCGGGTCCCCGAGTTTGGACCGGGGGACTTCCGGCTGGGCTCGCAACTGGTGGTTCGAGAGAGCCAGTGGGCGGTGTTCTTCCGCGATGGGAAGGCCCTGGACGTGTTCGGCCCCGGCCGGCACACCCTGACCACGGCCAACATCCCGCTGCTGGCCGGCTTGGTGAACATACCCTTCGGCGGGCGCACCCCATTCACGGCTGAGGTCTACTTCGTTAGCCGCCGGGACTTCATTGACCTGAAGTGGGGCACCGAGAACCCCATTCCCCTGCGGGACAAGGAGCTGGGGATAGTGCGGCTGCGGGCGTTCGGCACCTACGCTACCGCTGTGTCTGACCCGCAGCTCTTCGTGAACAAGATCGTGGGTACGCAGGGCCTCTACACCACGCCTCAGATCGCCAACTACCTGCGGGGGATCATCGTCAGTCGGCTGACCGATGTCCTGGGGGAGGTGGCGACCTCGCTCTTCGACCTGCCCGCCCTCTTCGACGAGCTGGCATCGGCGATCCGGGCCCGGTTGCTGGACGATTTCAGGGCTTTGGGCCTGGACCTGAAGGGCATGTACGTTGGCTCCATCACGCCCACCGAGGAGACCTCCAAGGCTATTGACGAGCGGGCAGCCATGGGAGCCATTGGCAACATGCAAGCCTACCTCCAGTTCAAGGCCGCTCGAGCCCTGGGAGACGCAGCCCAGGCCGGCGGAGGTGGGGAAGGGGGGCTGGCAGGGGCGGGCGTCGGTCTGGGCGCCGGCGTCGGGCTGGGCGCCGTGGTGGCCCGGGAGCTGGGCGAAGCCATCCGTGGTGGCCCACAGGCTCAGGCCGGTCCGGCGCAGGCTGCCTCTGGAGTGACGTGCCCCAAGTGCGGGACGGTGAACCAGCCGGGGGCGAAGTTCTGCACCAACTGCGGGACGGCGCTGGGCAGCATCAAGTGCCCCAACTGCGGCACGGACAACCCGGCCTCGGCGCGGTTCTGCAGCAACTGCGGGCAGAAGCTGCAGGAGTAGCCTCTAGCCAGTCAACGCCTGCCTTGAGGGGCCAGCTCGGCCATGCTATAAGGCGCCCACCATCAACCAGGAGGTCGCCGGCATGGCCGAGCTTCCATTCAGGCAGGTGCACCTCGACTTCCACACCTCTCCTCTGATTCCCGACGTGGCCTCGGAGTTCGACCCCGTACGCTTCGCCGATGGGCTGGCAGCGGCAGCGGTCAACTCGGTGACGGTGTTCGCCAAGTGCCACCACGGTATGTCCTACTACCCCACCGAGGTGGGGGTGGTCCACCCTGCTCTGGAGAGGGACCTGCTGGGCGACATGATCCGGGCCTGTCACCGTCGGGGGATACGCACCCCTGTCTACATCTCGGTGGTGTGGGACGAGCACGCGGCCCACATACACCCAGAGTGGCAACAGGTGTCGCCCTCAGGAGTGGCGGGGATCAACCCACCTTTCCAGGCCGGGTGGAAGTACCTCTGCATGAATAGCCCCTACCTGGACTACGTCGCGGCCCAGACGGAGGAGGTGGTACGCCGGTATCCAGTGGACGGCATCTTCTTCGACATCATCTTCCAGGCTCCGCCTGGATGCGTATGCAAGTACTGCTTGGATGGCATGGTGGACCGAGGGCTGAACCCTCAGGATGAGGACGACTTGCGCCTGTACTCGGCCGATGTGGCTCGACGTGCCATGCGCAGCTTGAGCGCCGTGGTGCGCGAGCACCGGCCGGAGGCGGGCATCTTCTTCAACGGCCGGGTGAGGCTGGCGCGAGATGCCGACTCCGGTCTGAGGGCCGAGCTTCCCTACATGACCCACATCGAAGTGGAGTCGCTCCCTTCAGGGGAGTGGGGATACTTGCACTATCCCATGTACGCCCGCTATGTGCAGTCGCTCGGCACCGAATTCCTGGGCATGACCGCTCGCTTCCACAAGTCGTGGGCCGACTTCGGTGGGCTCAAGAATCGGGCGGCGCTGGAGTACGAGGTCTTCAGCATGCTGGCCACGGGAGCCCGATGCAGCATCGGCGACCAGCTCCATCCGCGAGGCAGGCTGGAAGCGGCGGCCTATGAACGCATCGGCGACGTCTACCGATCGGTTGAGGCCAAGGAACCCTGGTGTCGAGGGGCGCGACCCATCCCGGAGGTTGCCGTGCTGGTGGCGGCAGAGGGCTGGGACCGGCGCGCGGACGTGGCTGCCGAGGAGGGAGCCACGCGGATGCTGCTGGAGTCCCAGTGGCAGTTCCAGCTGGTGGACCAGGAGGCGGACCTGGAGCAGTTTGCCTGCGTCGTACTGCCGGACCGGGTGCCCGTGGGAGCCGGTCTCGGGACGAAGCTGCGGCGGTACGTGGACGGAGGAGGGTCGCTGCTGGCCTCCGGACGGAGCAGTCTCACTAGCGAGGGCTTTGCCCTGGGCGACGTGCTGGGGATCGAGTACGCGGGCGAGGCGGAGTACACCACTCATTACCTCGATCTGGAGCGAGACCTCGGCCTCCCCGAGATGCAGCACGTGATGTATGAGGCGCCAGTCTTGGTGCGGGCTGAGGAGGGCACGAGGATCCTGGGTCGGATCGTGCGGCCCTACTTCGAGAGGAGTTGGGATCACTTCTGCTCGCACCGGCAGACACCGCCTGCGGCGGTGACGGAGTGGCCGGCGATAGTGCAGCGGGGCAGAGCCATATACCTGGCCAGCCCTATCTTTTCCGCGTATCGGCGGCACGGAAGCCGGGCCTATCGCCAATTGGTGGAGGGCTGCCTGAAGGCGGTGGCGCCGGCCAAGCTGGTTCAGGCAGAGGTGCCCACCGGGGCTCAGGTGACGCTGTTGCGGCAGGAGGGAAGGCTGGTGTGCCACCTGCTGTACTACGTGCCCGAGCGACGCACGCCCGACATAGACATAATCGAGGATGTGGTGCCGCTTTCGAACGTGAGGCTATCGGTGCGGCTGGGAGGGCCTCCGCGACGCGTGTACCTGGCCCCCGAAGGGCGCGACCTGTGCTGGGAGTACGGGGAGGAGAGGGCCAGCGTAGTGGTGCCCGAGGTACGGGGCCACCAGATGGTGGTGTTCGAGGCCTGAGCGGCTGTGACTTCATTCCTTCGCCGCACCAGAACGCCTACTGCGCCCGAGCCTGTAGTAAGCCTGAGAGGGGAGCAGCGCCCCGAGCGATCGACGTCGCCTACTCGTCGTCCTCCACGCCGAAGAGTTGGGACAGCAGCTCGGCGCGGGAGGGGGGAGGTCGGTGCAGTGGCAGGGCTTCGTCGCGCTGGCGGCGGGCTAGCTCCTCCTTCCGGAAGTGTTCCCGCCATCGTGCCGGCGCGTCGGGGTCCTGCGCCTGGTGGCGGGTGAGTCGCTGCCGCACCCTCACTAGCACCGGGGTATTCACTGCCATGCCGGCCACGATGGCTTGCCCTTTGGAGAGGCCGGGCAGCTCATCCATGAGGGAGCGTCCCACCGTCTCGACGCTCTGGGCCACCCGGGCCTGGTCCACCTCGTTGCTGATACGAAGCAGCACCTGCGTCATGCATTGGGAGAGCACGTCCGGGTCGAGGCGGCCCGGGCGCTGGCTGATCAGGCACATGCCCACTCCGAACTTGCGGCCCTCGCTCAGAATGCGCTTCAGCTGCTCGCTGGTCACCAGATCGGCGGCGGCGGGAGCGAAGTTGTGGGCCTCCTCTAGGATGACGAAGGCGGGGTAAGGCAGGTAGGTGGGGTCTCCCGGCGCCGACAGGGCCTTCTCCGTGGCGAGGCGGGCCTTGTAGAGGCGGCGCAAGATGGTGGCCACCACTACCTGCTGCTCGCGCTCCGACACTTGGCTGAGCTGCAGCACGGTGCACTGGCCGGGGCGGAACAGGTCCTGCAGAGCCAGGTCCCGGTGATCGTCGAAAATGCGGCTCTCGCTCCGCCCCAGAACGTTCTCCAGTCGCCAGCTGAGAGCGGCAGCGGTTTGATGAGCGTTCGAGTCCACGTCTGCGGCTGCACCGCCGACGCCTTCAGGAGTGCTGGCAGCCTGATGAGCCCAGTTGGCCACCTCGTTCTTGAGATCGGTGAGGGTCCAGAGCCCTTTGGTGACTCTCTCGGCGTTCCGAAAGGCGACGCCCAGGACGTAGGATTGTTTGGCCGTGAGGTCGCGGCCGAGCAGATAGCGCAGATCGTCCAGCTCCAGGCTGCGGTAGGCCACCTTCACGTCGTCGGGCGAGAGGACGCGGACCTGAGGTCGGTACTCGGCCAGCCCATCCTGGGCATCGGCGTGGAACTCCTCCAGATTGCTCAATTCGGCCAGAGAGCCGTACTCACCGTGCGGGTCCACGATGAGGACACAGGCGCGGTTGGTAGGGCGGAGCAGCTCCTCCACCACGACGGCGGCTAGGTAGGACTTGCCGCTGCCGGTGCCGGCGATGATGGCCAGGTGGGTGGAGGTGAAGCGGCTGGCGTCGAGCACGATGGGCACTTCATCGGCTGGGCGGCTGAGTAGGCTGCCGATATAGGCGCCACCGGGCTCCCCTGGGCGCTTGCGGTTGAGGACCGACTGCAGCAGGTCGGCGGGGGCCCGGTAGATGGGGTGCCCCACGCGCGGCAGGCGGCGGGGGTTCATGAAGTCGCCCAGGGTCGGATCGAAGTAGCCGAGGACGCTGGCGGTGAGTTCGAACAGCTCATCGCCCTCCTCGGCGTAACCGATAAACCCGGCCAGTTCACCTGGCGCCACCAGCGGATGGGCCAGGAAAGCGTTGGGATAGTTGCGGGCCTCTCGGCGCTCGTCTATGCGGCAGATCACCCGCAACTCCCCCTCCCCCTCCGGCAGGGCGTAGTAGACGTACTCCCCCACTGGGAGCGAGTCGTCGCTGTCTGGGGTGATGAAGGTGAACTGATGGGGCCTATCGCCAGGCCCTTTGGCCAGTCCGACGCAGGCATCCATCTCCGGCATGGTCGCTCCTATGGGCTGGGTGGCGGGCAGCGGCTAGTGGATAACCCGGAGGAGAGCTCTGCCGCGCTGCTCACTGCCCACTCCCCATGCCCCACCATCCACTCATGCTAGGCTGAGAACGCGGAACTGCCACGACAAGTTCTGTCTCACTAGCCGCAGCCTGGTACTTGCGGGCCCGTCGGGAAACGCTTCCTCCAGAGTGGTGAGCAGGCGGAGGATGGTCTGAGTCATCACGGGCGTGGTGCGGGCCAGGGCAATCAGCAGAGGAAGGTACCCCAGGCGGACCTGA
The genomic region above belongs to Anaerolineae bacterium and contains:
- a CDS encoding DUF2207 domain-containing protein gives rise to the protein MRLRSRRPRMALSWIWVVLLALGLLLARGTLAASAQTGKSFHWNRYDYTVDILENGDMLFEVTMAFSFDSGSFSQGYFSFDMDRLEDVRDVSVFEGERAYTPVSSEREHGYLATVDDQFEVLWWFPPTANAERTFTLRYRVIGGLRIYEEGDQFWWFFYAGDRPGRIDQGTITVRLPGSVAPEELRLASNPATVPIEQVDSRTVQARVQGLPANQSVELRVQFPHGLVQARPPSWQAAADRLVDYNERWRPVVELGLLALSILTLVGGIGGVVALWYSRGRDKPVGVVAEYLSEPPSDLRPGLAGALVDEKVDIQDILATIVDLGRRGVLEIEETQQPGFLGIGERRDFVYRRLGGGADLSQYESTLVSQLFGQKTEVRLSELKNRFYQAIPRIARDMYEELTQQGFFHGNPEKVRARWQGFGIAGIVLSFVAFLCLSVFISQYAGTFFCLPLASGIGFLLLTIVGSAMPRKSEAGAEEAARWQAFKRYLEDIERYDDLGEKKSIFERFLPYAIAFGMEKEYIRKFSRVEAPAPTWYHPYPPVIYGGGRPYPRETAAGPTPVSQTGGAMPSLQGMSNSMSASLQSMSDGLQSMLNSASSTLTSQPRSSGSGGGGWSGGGGGFGGGGGGGGGSGAR
- a CDS encoding SPFH domain-containing protein; amino-acid sequence: MARVFDVVEFIDETGNEMVHRVPEFGPGDFRLGSQLVVRESQWAVFFRDGKALDVFGPGRHTLTTANIPLLAGLVNIPFGGRTPFTAEVYFVSRRDFIDLKWGTENPIPLRDKELGIVRLRAFGTYATAVSDPQLFVNKIVGTQGLYTTPQIANYLRGIIVSRLTDVLGEVATSLFDLPALFDELASAIRARLLDDFRALGLDLKGMYVGSITPTEETSKAIDERAAMGAIGNMQAYLQFKAARALGDAAQAGGGGEGGLAGAGVGLGAGVGLGAVVARELGEAIRGGPQAQAGPAQAASGVTCPKCGTVNQPGAKFCTNCGTALGSIKCPNCGTDNPASARFCSNCGQKLQE
- a CDS encoding beta-galactosidase produces the protein MAELPFRQVHLDFHTSPLIPDVASEFDPVRFADGLAAAAVNSVTVFAKCHHGMSYYPTEVGVVHPALERDLLGDMIRACHRRGIRTPVYISVVWDEHAAHIHPEWQQVSPSGVAGINPPFQAGWKYLCMNSPYLDYVAAQTEEVVRRYPVDGIFFDIIFQAPPGCVCKYCLDGMVDRGLNPQDEDDLRLYSADVARRAMRSLSAVVREHRPEAGIFFNGRVRLARDADSGLRAELPYMTHIEVESLPSGEWGYLHYPMYARYVQSLGTEFLGMTARFHKSWADFGGLKNRAALEYEVFSMLATGARCSIGDQLHPRGRLEAAAYERIGDVYRSVEAKEPWCRGARPIPEVAVLVAAEGWDRRADVAAEEGATRMLLESQWQFQLVDQEADLEQFACVVLPDRVPVGAGLGTKLRRYVDGGGSLLASGRSSLTSEGFALGDVLGIEYAGEAEYTTHYLDLERDLGLPEMQHVMYEAPVLVRAEEGTRILGRIVRPYFERSWDHFCSHRQTPPAAVTEWPAIVQRGRAIYLASPIFSAYRRHGSRAYRQLVEGCLKAVAPAKLVQAEVPTGAQVTLLRQEGRLVCHLLYYVPERRTPDIDIIEDVVPLSNVRLSVRLGGPPRRVYLAPEGRDLCWEYGEERASVVVPEVRGHQMVVFEA
- a CDS encoding ATP-binding protein; amino-acid sequence: MPEMDACVGLAKGPGDRPHQFTFITPDSDDSLPVGEYVYYALPEGEGELRVICRIDERREARNYPNAFLAHPLVAPGELAGFIGYAEEGDELFELTASVLGYFDPTLGDFMNPRRLPRVGHPIYRAPADLLQSVLNRKRPGEPGGAYIGSLLSRPADEVPIVLDASRFTSTHLAIIAGTGSGKSYLAAVVVEELLRPTNRACVLIVDPHGEYGSLAELSNLEEFHADAQDGLAEYRPQVRVLSPDDVKVAYRSLELDDLRYLLGRDLTAKQSYVLGVAFRNAERVTKGLWTLTDLKNEVANWAHQAASTPEGVGGAAADVDSNAHQTAAALSWRLENVLGRSESRIFDDHRDLALQDLFRPGQCTVLQLSQVSEREQQVVVATILRRLYKARLATEKALSAPGDPTYLPYPAFVILEEAHNFAPAAADLVTSEQLKRILSEGRKFGVGMCLISQRPGRLDPDVLSQCMTQVLLRISNEVDQARVAQSVETVGRSLMDELPGLSKGQAIVAGMAVNTPVLVRVRQRLTRHQAQDPDAPARWREHFRKEELARRQRDEALPLHRPPPSRAELLSQLFGVEDDE